In Montipora foliosa isolate CH-2021 chromosome 13, ASM3666993v2, whole genome shotgun sequence, one DNA window encodes the following:
- the LOC137983233 gene encoding uncharacterized protein, with protein sequence MFPAVLLVYFIYSLPLSESATTEFNAKPSTPSPAAEEQNFTLEWNYTLDGTVLLAQFFNVSSSGSELIGRTFSPGTITVQSKYQERFRAQATNSRAELTILTVQRSDQGTYRINVIPTGSGSLSDDVEVVVQF encoded by the exons ATGTTTCCTGCAGTTCTGTTGGTATATTTCATTTACAGTTTGCCGCTTTCAG AAAGTGCAACAACAGAATTTAATGCAAAGCCTTCAACACCATCCCCTGCAGCGGAAGAGCAGAACTTTACACTTGAGTGGAATTATACTCTGGATGGTACAGTTCTCTTGGCACAGTTTTTCAATGTAAGTAGCAGTGGTTCTGAGTTGATTGGAAGGACATTTAGTCCTGGTACCATAACTGTTCAGTCAAAGTATCAAGAAAGATTCAGGGCACAAGCAACAAACTCCCGAGCAGAGCTGACAATTCTTACAGTGCAGAGGTCAGACCAAGGGACGTATAGAATAAATGTGATTCCAACTGGTTCTGGTTCTCTTTCAGACGACGTAGAAGTTGTTGTGCAAT